From a region of the Impatiens glandulifera chromosome 4, dImpGla2.1, whole genome shotgun sequence genome:
- the LOC124936607 gene encoding cytochrome P450 84A1-like produces the protein MESFLLLLFVISIPLFIIITLIALYLQKLPYPPGPKGLPIIGNMLMMDVMTHRGLAQLAEKYGGLLHLKMGILHMIAVSTPDMAQEVLQSQDIVFANRPANLATAYLTYDRADMAFAHYGPYWRQMRKVCVMKLFSRRRAESWSSIREEVGSCIKSVSGRVGLEVNIGEAVFSLTKNIIYRAAFGSRSSDGQDEFVGIMQEFSKLFGAFNIGDFFPWLGWIHGQGFNNRLQNARGSLDRFIDKVIDEHVEKKKLAIGEDNGGEEDADMVDELMAFCKEDNEDKGNGDTISITKDNIKALIMDVMFGGTETVASAIEWTMAELMHNPDEMRRVQQELEDVVGLNRHFQESDLEKLTYLRCVIKETLRLHPPIPLMLHETAVDCVVDGYRIPAKSRVMVNAWAIGRDKGSWSDPNTFRPGRFLEDKAPDFKGANFEFLPFGSGRRSCPGMQLGLYALDLTVANLCHCFTWELPNGMKPSELDMNDVYGLTAPRATQLSAIPSYRLSISIMEAGL, from the exons ATGGAGtcctttcttcttctcctctttgTTATCTCCATTCCtcttttcatcatcatcacctTAATCGCTCTTTATCTTCAAAAACTTCCATACCCACCCGGTCCAAAAGGCCTACCAATAATCGGAAACATGTTAATGATGGATGTAATGACCCATCGCGGTTTGGCTCAACTCGCAGAAAAATACGGCGGTTTGCTCCATCTCAAAATGGGTATTCTCCACATGATCGCGGTTTCAACTCCGGACATGGCTCAAGAAGTTCTCCAATCGCAAGACATCGTTTTCGCAAACCGACCCGCAAATCTAGCCACCGCATACTTAACCTACGATCGAGCTGACATGGCTTTCGCTCATTACGGTCCTTATTGGCGTCAAATGAGAAAGGTTTGCGTTATGAAGTTGTTTAGCCGTCGTCGAGCCGAGTCTTGGTCCTCGATCCGGGAAGAAGTCGGGTCGTGTATCAAATCGGTGTCGGGTCGGGTCGGGTTGGAGGTTAATATTGGTGAGGCAGTCTTTTCGTTGACTAAGAATATTATCTATAGGGCTGCGTTCGGGTCGAGATCTTCAGATGGTCAAGATGAGTTTGTGGGGATAATGCAAGAATTTTCGAAGTTATTTGGAGCATTTAATATTGGGGATTTTTTTCCTTGGTTGGGTTGGATTCACGGGCAGGGTTTTAACAACCGGTTGCAGAATGCTCGAGGTTCGTTGGATAGGTTTATCGATAAGGTAATCGATGAACATGTTGAGAAGAAGAAGTTGGCGATCGGTGAGGATAATGGAGGCGAGGAAGATGCCGATATGGTTGATGAATTAATGGCGTTTTGTAAAGAAGACAACGAGGATAAAGGCAATGGAGATACAATTTCGATCACGAAAGATAACATTAAAGCTCTTATCAtg GATGTGATGTTTGGTGGAACCGAGACAGTTGCATCCGCGATAGAATGGACCATGGCAGAGTTAATGCACAACCCCGATGAAATGAGGCGTGTCCAACAAGAGCTCGAAGATGTTGTGGGTCTTAATCGTCATTTCCAAGAGTCGGATCTTGAAAAACTAACTTACCTAAGATGCGTCATCAAAGAAACTCTTCGACTCCACCCTCCAATTCCTCTCATGCTCCATGAGACAGCCGTAGATTGTGTTGTAGACGGTTATAGAATCCCTGCAAAGTCTCGAGTGATGGTCAATGCATGGGCCATAGGTCGGGACAAGGGGTCATGGTCTGACCCTAACACGTTCAGGCCAGGGAGATTTCTCGAGGACAAAGCCCCTGATTTCAAGGGAGCGAACTTTGAGTTCCTCCCGTTTGGGTCAGGACGTAGGTCCTGCCCAGGCATGCAACTTGGACTATATGCACTTGACCTAACTGTGGCCAACCTTTGTCATTGCTTCACGTGGGAGTTGCCTAATGGGATGAAACCTAGCGAGCTTGATATGAATGATGTGTATGGGCTAACCGCACCTAGAGCCACTCAACTCAGTGCCATCCCGAGTTATCGACTCTCGATTTCAATCATGGAGGCCGGACTTTGA
- the LOC124936499 gene encoding NADH dehydrogenase [ubiquinone] 1 beta subcomplex subunit 9-like encodes MASSYLARRAAQKERVRILYRKALKDTLNWAVHRHLFYQDASELRERFEVNKNVEGIETIEKLITDGEASHNKWRHPDPYIVPWAPGGSKFTRNPTPPAGIEIIYNYGREDND; translated from the exons ATGGCATCGTCGTATTTAGCGAGAAGGGCAGCTCAAAAGGAGCGAGTAAGGATTCTCTACAGGAAAGCCCTCAAAGATACCCTCAATTGGGCTGTTCATCGTCATCTCTTCTATCAAGAT GCATCTGAacttcgagaaaggttcgagGTTAACAAAAACGTG GAAGGTATTGAAACGATTGAGAAATTGATTACTGATGGAGAAGCTAGTCATAATAAGTGGCGGCACCCTGACCCTTATATTG TTCCATGGGCTCCTGGTGGTTCCAAATTTACTCGGAATCCAACACCACCTGCTGGG ATTGAGATCATATATAACTATGGCCGAGAAGATAATGACTAA
- the LOC124936498 gene encoding NADH dehydrogenase [ubiquinone] 1 beta subcomplex subunit 9-like, whose product MASSYLARRAAQKERVRILYRKALKDTLNWAVHRHLFYQDASELRERFEVNKNVEGIETIEKLITDGEASHNKWRHPDPYIVPWAPGGSKFTRNPTPPAGIEIIYNYGREDND is encoded by the exons ATGGCGTCGTCGTATTTGGCGAGAAGGGCAGCGCAGAAGGAGAGAGTGAGAATTCTCTACAGGAAAGCCCTTAAAGATACTCTCAACTGGGCTGTGCATCGTCATTTGTTTTATCAAGAT GCATCGGAGCTTCGAGAAAGGTTTGAGGTTAACAAAAACGTG GAAGGTATTGAAACTATTGAGAAATTGATTACTGACGGAGAAGCTAGTCATAATAAATGGCGGCACCCTGACCCTTATATTG TTCCATGGGCTCCTGGTGGATCCAAATTTACTCGGAATCCAACACCGCCTGCTGGG ATTgagataatatataactatGGTCGGGAAGATAATGACTGA
- the LOC124935951 gene encoding polyprenol reductase 2-like: MEIGLTFLLRALWVAAILPILVASLPSSKLQSFHQLLLGFAKRGKIMQSSSYSFTLPQKHFCLFYILGVTWTTFLLATTSFYAYQTILFLYEPLELSSVASHLTGSSSSKHHVYAATSVDHRDIVVRSIFLLVLMETQVVRRLIETIYVFNYSPKARMHIFAFLAGIFFYIAAPLSLCCSIAPEVFKFMKNQVFQFIMVRESHVTSTTEFNLWELLILVLSVKWYSWIGMVIFFWGWLHQRTCHEILGSLRKRPGQEDEYVIPHGDWFKYVSSPHYLSEIVIYAGIVVASGSSDLTIWLLLAFVVVNLAFAAAETHRWYIRKFNNYPRKRFAIIPYVW, from the exons ATGGAGATTGGATTAACCTTTTTATTGAGAGCATTATGGGTTGCAGCCATACTTCCTATCCTTGTTGCATCCTTACCATCATCTAAGCTTCAATCATTTCACCAACTCTTGCTCGGATTTGCTAAGAGGGGGAAGATCATGCAATCATCTTCATAT AGCTTCACTTTGCCACAAAAACATTTCTGTCTTTTCTATATCTTGGGGGTGACTTGGACTACCTTCTTGCTTGCAACCACTTCCTTTTATGCATATCAGACTATTCTGTTTCTGTATGAGCCATTGGAATTATCTTCTGTTGCGAGCCATCTGACTGGATCGAGCAGCTCTAAACACCACGTATATGCTGCAACCTCAGTTGATCATAGGGATATTGTTGTGCGGTCTATATTCCTGCTTGTATTGATGGAAACTCAAGTAGTGAGACGTCTTATTGAAACAATATATGTGTTCAACTATAGTCCTAAAGCTCGGATGCACATCTTTGCATTCCTCGCCGGCATATT TTTCTATATTGCTGCACCTTTGTCACTTTGCTGTTCAATTGCACCAGAAGTATTTAAGTTTATGAAGAATCAAGTGTTTCAGTTTATTATGGTTAGAGAAAGCCATGTCACATCAACAACTGAATTTAACTTATGGGAACTCCTGATTCTAGTTCTGAGTGTAAAATGGTATTCTTGGATTGGAATGGTGATTTTCTTCTGGGGTTGGCTTCATCAGCGCACTTGTCACGAAATTCTT GGTTCGTTGAGGAAGAGACCGGGTCAAGAAGACGAGTATGTAATTCCTCATGGAGACTGGTTCAAATACGTTTCATCTCCCCATTATCTGTCTGAAATT GTCATATATGCTGGGATTGTGGTTGCTAGCGGTTCATCGGATCTCACTATTTGGCTCCTTCTCGCATTTGTG GTAGTGAATCTTGCATTTGCAGCGGCAGAAACGCATAGATGGTACATCCGCAAGTTTAATAACTATCCTCGTAAACGGTTCGCCATTATCCCCTATGTTTGGTAG